One Phenylobacterium hankyongense DNA segment encodes these proteins:
- a CDS encoding helix-turn-helix domain-containing protein, whose product MLGTARTVGDHLREWRQRRRMSQLDLACEAEISTRHLSFMETGRAQPSREMVLHLADQLSIPLRERNVILVAAGFAPVFPERPLDDPALQAARRAVEVILAGHEPYPALVVDLRWNLVAGNRALAPLLEGVAPELLAAPTNVMRLALHPQGLAPRIVNLAEWRLHLLERLRRQVDLTADPGLIALVEELKSYPTPPAPDRRPEDFGGVATPLQLLNGDSVLSFYSTTTVFGTAVDITLSELTLETFFPADPATAETLRQLQAARGD is encoded by the coding sequence ATGCTGGGAACCGCCCGCACCGTCGGCGATCATCTGCGCGAATGGCGTCAGCGCCGCCGCATGAGCCAGCTCGACCTCGCCTGCGAGGCGGAGATCTCCACCCGCCACCTGAGCTTCATGGAGACCGGCCGCGCCCAGCCCAGCCGGGAGATGGTGCTGCACCTGGCCGACCAGCTCTCGATCCCGCTGCGCGAGCGCAACGTCATCCTGGTGGCCGCCGGATTCGCCCCGGTGTTCCCCGAGCGGCCCCTCGACGATCCGGCGCTGCAGGCCGCCCGCCGCGCGGTGGAGGTGATCCTGGCGGGCCACGAGCCCTATCCGGCGCTGGTGGTCGACCTGCGCTGGAACCTGGTGGCGGGGAACCGCGCGCTGGCGCCGCTGCTGGAGGGCGTCGCGCCGGAGCTGCTGGCCGCGCCCACCAACGTCATGCGCCTGGCCCTGCATCCCCAGGGTCTCGCCCCGCGGATCGTCAACCTGGCGGAATGGAGGCTACACCTGCTGGAGCGTCTGCGCCGACAGGTCGACCTCACCGCCGATCCGGGCCTCATCGCGCTGGTGGAGGAGCTGAAGTCCTATCCGACGCCGCCGGCGCCCGACCGCCGCCCCGAGGACTTCGGCGGCGTCGCGACGCCCCTGCAGCTGCTGAACGGCGATAGCGTCCTGTCGTTCTACAGCACGACCACCGTGTTCGGGACGGCGGTGGACATCACCCTGTCCGAACTGACCCTGGAGACCTTCTTCCCCGCCGACCCGGCCACCGCCGAGACGCTACGCCAGCTCCAGGCCGCGCGCGGCGATTAG
- a CDS encoding glycoside hydrolase family protein: protein MKPRHQVSRTAIELIKRFEGYRRKAAQLPDGRWTIGYGHTLTARQGAEVSEEDAEALLLYDLIAVAHVVNEQAYAPLSQNQFDALCAFAFNIGLDNFRRSAVLKRLNEGAAIQAAFAMELWRKAEFEGERIVVDALVRRRAAEKLLFLTPPGGAWTIAPSPILKPVLDLDGFDTTPRQTPTPMATTLDGERVLVVREDRPTAALAEPEPSEAENPMKAVAEQVSARLQTIFPETGEPTEVGPSPEPVAEEPRPQADFAPPITVGEPPGPAPEPAFELTAPVEELDETPAEQQAESRGEPVAEEATGPDLFDPPTAANDAREAEAAAEPPAETSGRVVIDDTVPYDFIAPTVQPLPQQPKDGLLTLVSLAVLGLAFFGGGIFWVVNAQPRADGMMLDARWVGGLASVAGVAFFCVAIYLLLRRLGRAAERRTDNPRI from the coding sequence ATGAAGCCGCGCCACCAGGTCTCCCGAACCGCGATCGAGCTGATCAAGCGGTTCGAGGGCTATCGCCGCAAGGCCGCACAGCTCCCTGACGGGCGCTGGACGATCGGCTACGGCCATACCCTGACCGCGCGCCAGGGGGCGGAGGTGTCCGAGGAGGACGCCGAGGCGCTGCTGCTCTACGACCTGATCGCCGTCGCCCACGTGGTCAACGAACAGGCCTACGCGCCGCTCTCGCAGAACCAGTTCGACGCGCTGTGCGCCTTCGCGTTCAACATCGGCCTCGACAACTTCCGCCGCTCCGCGGTCCTGAAGCGGCTCAACGAGGGCGCCGCGATCCAGGCGGCCTTCGCCATGGAGCTGTGGCGCAAGGCGGAGTTCGAGGGCGAGCGGATCGTGGTCGACGCCCTGGTGCGCCGCCGGGCCGCCGAGAAGCTGCTGTTCCTCACCCCGCCGGGCGGCGCCTGGACGATCGCGCCGTCGCCGATCCTGAAGCCCGTCCTCGACCTCGACGGCTTCGACACCACGCCGCGCCAGACCCCGACGCCGATGGCGACCACGCTGGACGGCGAGCGGGTGCTGGTCGTGCGCGAGGACCGGCCGACCGCCGCGTTGGCGGAGCCGGAGCCGTCGGAGGCCGAAAATCCGATGAAGGCCGTCGCGGAACAGGTCTCCGCCCGGCTGCAGACCATCTTCCCCGAGACCGGCGAGCCGACCGAAGTCGGGCCGTCGCCGGAGCCGGTGGCCGAGGAGCCGCGCCCGCAGGCCGACTTTGCGCCGCCGATCACCGTGGGCGAGCCGCCGGGGCCTGCCCCTGAGCCGGCGTTCGAACTCACCGCTCCCGTGGAAGAGCTCGACGAGACGCCGGCAGAGCAGCAGGCCGAATCGCGCGGCGAGCCGGTGGCGGAGGAGGCGACCGGGCCCGACCTGTTCGATCCGCCAACCGCCGCCAACGACGCCCGCGAGGCGGAGGCCGCGGCGGAGCCGCCGGCCGAGACCTCCGGCCGGGTGGTGATCGACGACACCGTGCCCTACGACTTCATCGCGCCGACCGTGCAGCCGCTGCCGCAACAGCCGAAGGACGGGCTGCTGACGCTGGTGAGCCTGGCGGTGCTGGGCCTCGCCTTCTTCGGCGGCGGCATCTTCTGGGTGGTCAACGCCCAGCCGCGGGCCGACGGGATGATGCTGGACGCGCGCTGGGTGGGCGGGCTGGCGAGCGTCGCCGGCGTGGCGTTTTTCTGCGTGGCTATCTACCTGCTGCTGCGGCGGCTGGGCCGGGCGGCGGAGCGTCGGACCGACAACCCGCGCATCTGA
- the mgtE gene encoding magnesium transporter produces the protein MSRETDDLMDLARRQNPETEEDLEDLALGEDYALNPEYVPMVADALDRGDTERLRDLLGALHPADIADLMGFLSADDREELLPHLDPEALAEILSELDTEIREEILEHVPSATLAKALGEMESDDAADVVDDLEADKRAQVLAAMPDVERAAIENTLAYEDETAGRLMQREVVAAPQFWTVGQTIDHLRRESDELPELFFDVYVVDPAYKPVGAAPVSHLLRSRRETPLAQIMEQVTEIPVDMDQEEVAYIFDKYHLISAPVVEPGGRLVGQITVDDIVGVIQEETEEDILALAGVSDAGRDAGFLGIVKSRLPWLLVNLVTEAVAVTVIGPFQPMIAKIVVLVMLIPIVSSLGGNAGTQALTVAVRAIATKELNAANAMRVIMRELAVGLLNGGAVGLMLGGALYLWQHDWKLSLVVFLAIIANLFVAALGGILAPIVLERFGRDPAVSSSVVVTFMTDFFGFLALLGIAALILL, from the coding sequence ATGAGCCGCGAAACGGACGACCTCATGGACCTGGCCCGGCGACAGAATCCCGAGACGGAAGAAGACCTTGAAGACCTCGCCCTCGGCGAGGACTACGCCCTAAATCCCGAATACGTGCCGATGGTGGCCGACGCGCTCGATCGCGGCGACACCGAGCGTCTGCGCGACCTGCTGGGCGCCCTGCATCCGGCCGACATCGCCGACCTGATGGGCTTCCTGTCGGCGGACGACCGCGAGGAGCTGCTGCCGCACCTCGATCCCGAGGCGCTGGCCGAGATCCTCTCCGAGCTCGACACCGAGATCCGCGAGGAAATCCTCGAGCACGTGCCCTCGGCGACGCTCGCCAAGGCGCTCGGCGAGATGGAATCGGACGACGCCGCCGACGTCGTCGACGACCTGGAGGCCGACAAGCGGGCCCAGGTGCTGGCCGCCATGCCCGACGTCGAGCGGGCGGCCATCGAGAACACGCTTGCCTATGAGGACGAGACCGCCGGGCGCCTGATGCAGCGCGAGGTGGTGGCCGCGCCGCAGTTCTGGACCGTCGGCCAGACCATCGACCACCTGCGCCGCGAGAGCGACGAGCTGCCGGAGCTGTTCTTCGACGTCTATGTGGTCGACCCGGCCTACAAGCCGGTCGGGGCCGCCCCGGTCAGCCACCTGCTGCGCAGCCGCCGCGAGACGCCGCTGGCGCAGATCATGGAGCAGGTCACCGAAATCCCGGTCGATATGGACCAGGAAGAGGTCGCCTACATCTTCGACAAATACCACCTGATCTCCGCCCCCGTGGTCGAGCCCGGCGGACGGCTGGTGGGCCAGATCACCGTCGACGACATCGTCGGCGTCATCCAGGAGGAGACCGAGGAGGACATCCTGGCCCTGGCCGGGGTTTCCGACGCCGGCCGCGACGCCGGCTTCCTGGGCATCGTGAAGTCACGGCTGCCGTGGCTGCTGGTCAACCTGGTCACCGAGGCGGTCGCGGTGACCGTCATCGGCCCCTTCCAGCCGATGATCGCCAAGATCGTCGTGCTGGTGATGCTGATCCCCATCGTCTCGTCGCTCGGCGGCAACGCCGGCACCCAGGCCCTGACCGTGGCGGTGCGCGCCATCGCCACCAAGGAGCTGAACGCCGCCAACGCCATGCGCGTGATCATGCGCGAGCTGGCGGTGGGCTTGCTCAACGGCGGCGCCGTGGGCCTGATGCTCGGCGGCGCGCTCTATCTCTGGCAACACGACTGGAAGCTGTCGCTGGTGGTCTTCCTGGCGATCATCGCCAACCTGTTCGTGGCGGCGCTCGGCGGGATCCTGGCGCCCATCGTGCTCGAGCGGTTCGGGCGCGACCCGGCCGTCTCCTCGTCGGTGGTGGTCACCTTCATGACCGATTTCTTCGGATTCCTCGCCCTGCTGGGCATCGCCGCCCTCATCCTGTTGTAA
- a CDS encoding RNA polymerase sigma factor translates to MQRQIVELLPRLRRLARVLARNPADADDLVQLTVERGLARQGQWVAGTRLDSWMFRIMKNAWIDESRARTRRSAVFAPEEAGEHVGHDGAGAMQARLEAADVDRAMAKLPDEQRLAVALVLVEGLSYKEAAQVLEVPEGTLTSRLVRGRAALLGHLQEVA, encoded by the coding sequence ATGCAGCGCCAGATCGTCGAGTTGCTGCCGCGCCTGCGCCGGCTGGCCCGCGTGCTGGCGCGCAACCCGGCCGACGCCGACGACCTGGTGCAGCTGACGGTGGAGCGGGGGCTCGCCCGCCAGGGCCAGTGGGTCGCAGGGACCCGCCTCGACAGCTGGATGTTTCGGATCATGAAGAACGCCTGGATCGACGAGAGCCGCGCCCGCACGAGGCGTAGCGCCGTCTTCGCCCCCGAGGAAGCCGGCGAGCACGTCGGCCACGACGGCGCCGGCGCCATGCAGGCCAGGCTCGAAGCCGCCGACGTGGACCGCGCCATGGCCAAGCTCCCCGACGAGCAGCGGCTGGCCGTCGCCCTCGTGCTGGTCGAGGGCCTCTCCTACAAGGAAGCCGCCCAGGTGCTGGAGGTGCCGGAGGGCACCCTGACCAGCCGGCTGGTGCGCGGCCGCGCAGCCTTGCTGGGTCATCTGCAGGAGGTGGCGTGA
- a CDS encoding isovaleryl-CoA dehydrogenase produces MIPNHGPTLEFGLGETADAIRETTARFAADKIAPLAAQIDETNSFPRELWPPMGELGLHGVTVEETYGGLGLGYLEHVVAMEEVSRASASVGLSYGAHSNLCVNQLRRWGTEEQKRRYLPKLISGEHVGALAMSEAGAGSDVVSMRLVARKQGDRYVLNGTKFWITNAPHADTLVVYAKTEPGEDSKGITAFIVEKGMKGFSVSQKLDKMGMRGSDTGELVFEDCEVPADNVMGPENGGVGVLMSGLDYERAVLAAGPLGIMQACMDVVLPYVRERKQFGRPIGSFQLMQGKVADMYVALNSARAYVYAVAKACDAGMTTRFDAAGAILMASENAVKVALEAIQALGGAGYTKDYPVERYLRDAKLYDIGAGTNEIRRFLIGRELVGA; encoded by the coding sequence ATGATCCCGAACCACGGACCCACGCTGGAGTTCGGCCTCGGCGAGACCGCCGACGCCATCCGCGAGACCACCGCGCGTTTCGCCGCCGACAAGATCGCGCCGCTGGCGGCGCAGATCGACGAGACCAACAGCTTCCCGCGCGAGCTCTGGCCGCCGATGGGCGAGCTCGGCCTGCACGGCGTCACCGTCGAGGAGACCTACGGCGGCCTCGGCCTCGGCTACCTGGAGCACGTGGTGGCCATGGAGGAGGTGTCCCGGGCTTCGGCCTCGGTGGGCCTGTCCTACGGCGCCCACTCCAACCTCTGCGTGAACCAGCTCCGCCGCTGGGGCACTGAGGAGCAGAAGCGCCGCTACCTGCCGAAGCTGATCTCCGGCGAGCACGTGGGCGCCCTGGCGATGAGCGAGGCGGGCGCCGGCTCCGACGTGGTGTCCATGCGCCTCGTGGCCCGCAAGCAGGGCGACCGCTACGTCCTCAACGGGACCAAGTTCTGGATCACCAACGCGCCGCACGCCGACACCCTGGTGGTCTACGCCAAGACCGAGCCGGGCGAGGACAGCAAGGGCATCACCGCCTTCATCGTCGAGAAGGGCATGAAGGGCTTCAGCGTCTCGCAGAAGCTGGACAAGATGGGCATGCGCGGCTCGGACACCGGCGAGCTGGTGTTCGAGGACTGCGAGGTGCCGGCCGACAACGTCATGGGGCCGGAGAACGGCGGCGTGGGCGTGCTGATGAGCGGGCTGGACTATGAGCGCGCGGTGCTGGCCGCGGGGCCGCTGGGGATCATGCAGGCCTGCATGGACGTGGTCCTGCCCTATGTCCGCGAACGCAAGCAGTTCGGCCGGCCGATCGGCTCCTTCCAGCTGATGCAGGGCAAGGTGGCCGACATGTACGTCGCCCTGAACTCGGCGCGCGCCTACGTCTATGCGGTGGCGAAGGCCTGCGACGCCGGCATGACCACCCGGTTCGACGCGGCCGGCGCGATCCTGATGGCGTCGGAGAACGCCGTGAAGGTGGCGCTGGAGGCGATTCAGGCGCTCGGCGGCGCCGGCTACACCAAGGACTATCCGGTGGAGCGCTACCTGCGCGACGCCAAGCTCTACGACATTGGCGCAGGCACCAACGAGATCCGGCGGTTCCTGATCGGGCGGGAACTGGTGGGAGCATGA
- a CDS encoding S8 family serine peptidase gives MPPPKPIRTALAAGLALALGCSAPAPAQILGGGGGLGGGGLPSLPSSGLPSVGSPFPDTRAPASRIPDAPRPGRSTLPTPSSLPQVVAAPPAPALPQVGPQVGGVLSSALPAQGAPQVVTDALGAAAGVAGAALTEARRVQAQQLIRDHPDVVEADDHGAPVVRGEILALSPSPAALARARQAGFGVRASGALSALGLQSVTLTAPRGLSAPEAVQRLRALDPQGQYDFDHIYQESGAVGRGGETGGPAGGSIAVTGGGGAMRLGLVDGSVAAGQPALSGARLVQRAFAPGGARVTAHATAVASLMAGARGAFRGAAPGATLMVADVYGPTPTGGSANAIAQALAWLAQTRTPVVNISLVGPPNLLLGAAVKAMIDRGHIVVAAVGNDGPAAAPLYPAAYPGVVAVTAVDGRRRVLPEAGRGTHVDFAAPGAQMAAAGLDGGFVAVRGTSFAAPIVAGELARSLPQPDRAGAARAMQRLAHDADDLGARGADPVYGRGLVGFELRTDPAAVGARTLALRGP, from the coding sequence ATGCCACCGCCAAAGCCGATCCGCACCGCCCTCGCCGCCGGCCTCGCCTTAGCGCTCGGCTGCAGCGCGCCGGCGCCGGCGCAGATCCTCGGCGGCGGCGGCGGCCTGGGTGGCGGCGGCCTGCCATCCCTGCCGTCGAGCGGCCTGCCGTCCGTGGGTTCGCCGTTCCCGGACACACGGGCGCCGGCCAGCCGGATTCCCGACGCTCCGCGCCCCGGCCGGTCCACTCTCCCGACGCCGTCGTCTCTCCCGCAGGTCGTGGCTGCGCCCCCGGCGCCCGCCCTGCCCCAGGTCGGCCCGCAGGTGGGCGGCGTGCTCAGCAGCGCGCTGCCGGCGCAGGGCGCGCCCCAGGTGGTGACGGATGCGCTGGGCGCTGCTGCCGGTGTCGCCGGCGCAGCCCTGACCGAGGCGCGCCGCGTGCAGGCCCAACAGCTGATCCGCGACCACCCCGACGTCGTCGAGGCCGACGATCACGGCGCACCGGTGGTGCGAGGCGAGATCCTGGCGCTGTCGCCCAGCCCCGCGGCTCTCGCCCGCGCCCGCCAGGCCGGATTCGGAGTGCGGGCGAGCGGCGCGCTGAGCGCGCTGGGCCTGCAGAGCGTGACCCTGACTGCGCCGCGCGGCCTCTCGGCGCCCGAAGCAGTGCAACGGCTGCGCGCCCTCGATCCGCAAGGGCAATACGACTTCGACCACATCTACCAGGAGAGCGGCGCGGTCGGCCGAGGCGGCGAGACGGGCGGCCCGGCCGGCGGCTCGATTGCGGTGACCGGCGGCGGCGGCGCCATGCGGCTGGGGCTCGTCGACGGCTCGGTGGCCGCCGGCCAGCCGGCGCTGAGCGGCGCGCGGCTGGTCCAGCGCGCCTTCGCCCCCGGCGGCGCCCGGGTCACGGCCCACGCCACCGCGGTGGCCTCGCTGATGGCCGGCGCGCGCGGCGCGTTCCGGGGCGCAGCGCCCGGCGCGACGCTGATGGTCGCCGACGTCTATGGGCCGACGCCGACCGGCGGCTCGGCCAACGCCATCGCCCAGGCGCTGGCCTGGCTGGCGCAGACCCGCACGCCGGTGGTCAACATCAGCCTCGTCGGTCCGCCCAACCTGCTGCTGGGCGCGGCGGTGAAGGCGATGATCGACCGCGGCCATATCGTGGTGGCGGCGGTCGGCAACGACGGCCCGGCGGCCGCGCCGCTCTATCCGGCCGCCTATCCCGGCGTGGTCGCCGTCACCGCCGTCGACGGCCGGCGGCGAGTGCTGCCGGAGGCCGGGCGCGGCACCCACGTGGACTTCGCCGCGCCGGGCGCGCAGATGGCCGCCGCCGGCCTGGACGGCGGCTTCGTGGCGGTGCGCGGCACCTCCTTCGCCGCCCCGATCGTCGCCGGCGAGCTGGCGCGGAGCCTGCCGCAGCCCGATCGTGCGGGCGCCGCGCGGGCGATGCAGCGCCTGGCCCACGACGCCGACGACCTGGGCGCCCGCGGGGCCGACCCGGTCTATGGCCGCGGCCTGGTGGGCTTCGAGCTGCGCACCGACCCGGCCGCCGTGGGCGCCCGCACCCTGGCGCTCCGCGGGCCATAA
- a CDS encoding FliM/FliN family flagellar motor switch protein — protein sequence MPLAKPAARFFAHSPRGRSFLSQVKAVNVEIQVVLGRSTLPMQQLLRMGRGAVIPLDTTVNEEVWILANNHPIARGEIQINEDRISIAVTREANVYDYMAGEA from the coding sequence CTGCCTCTGGCAAAGCCGGCGGCGCGGTTTTTCGCGCATAGTCCGCGGGGGCGTAGTTTCTTGAGCCAGGTCAAGGCGGTAAACGTGGAGATCCAGGTCGTCCTGGGTCGCTCGACGCTCCCGATGCAACAGCTCCTGCGCATGGGCCGCGGCGCGGTGATTCCCTTGGACACCACGGTGAACGAGGAGGTCTGGATCCTCGCCAACAACCATCCGATCGCCCGCGGCGAGATCCAGATCAACGAAGACCGCATTTCCATCGCCGTCACCCGCGAAGCCAACGTCTACGATTACATGGCCGGGGAAGCCTGA
- a CDS encoding acylase, whose amino-acid sequence MRTIGVFLVVAGLVACAAPAAADDLSRWKQEAADVSIVRDDWGIAHIHGKTDAQAVFGASYAQAEDDFNRVEANYLTALGRTAEAEGEAAIWQDLRQKLFIDPADLKAKYAASPAWLKALMDGWADGLNYYLATHPKVTPRVIRRFEPWMALSFSEGSIGGDVERISLPELKAFYGQPRTAALSPEETGARFVEPTGSNGFAIAPSNTAGGHALLLINPHTSFFFRSELQMSSDEGLDAYGAVTWGQFFIYQGFNAHAGWMHTSSGVDVVDEFAETIVSRDGKLFYRYGGEERPVAVSTIAVPYRAKGGAMASRTFTVYRTHHGPIVRAADGKWIAMALMNTPVPALEQSFLRTKATDYASFMKIAELRANSSNNTIFADSKGEIAYLHPQFIPRRDDRFDYTKPVDGADPATDWKGLHALDEAPHLLNPPNGWIFNTNDWPYSAAGPYSPKLADYPRYMDTHGENPRGIHATRVLQARKDFTLPTLIQAAYDPYLPAFATLIPALLQAYDETPAGDPLKARLADQVAALRAWDCRWSTDSVPTSLAVFWGEALWAVAAPEAIREGRSPYDEMLSRTTAAQKLQALAQASDRLKADFGRWRTPWGQINRFQRRTGDIVQPFKDAAPSIPVAFTSSQWGSLAAFGAQPYEGTKRYYGTKGNSFVAVVEFGDRVRAMAISAGGESGDPKSPHFDDQAVRYTQGALREVYFYPEQLTGHTERRYHPGQ is encoded by the coding sequence GTGAGGACTATCGGCGTTTTTCTGGTGGTGGCCGGTCTTGTCGCCTGCGCGGCGCCGGCCGCCGCCGACGATCTCTCGCGCTGGAAGCAGGAGGCCGCCGACGTCAGCATCGTGCGCGACGACTGGGGGATCGCCCACATCCACGGCAAGACCGACGCGCAGGCGGTGTTCGGGGCGAGCTACGCCCAGGCCGAGGACGACTTCAACCGCGTCGAGGCCAACTACCTGACCGCGCTGGGCCGCACCGCCGAGGCGGAGGGCGAGGCCGCCATCTGGCAGGACCTGCGCCAGAAGCTGTTCATCGATCCCGCAGACCTGAAGGCGAAATACGCCGCCAGCCCCGCGTGGCTGAAGGCGCTGATGGACGGCTGGGCCGACGGGCTCAACTACTACCTGGCGACCCACCCCAAGGTGACGCCGCGGGTGATCCGGCGGTTCGAACCCTGGATGGCGCTCAGCTTCAGCGAAGGCAGCATCGGCGGCGACGTCGAGCGGATCTCCCTGCCCGAGCTCAAGGCCTTCTACGGCCAGCCGCGCACGGCGGCGCTCAGCCCGGAAGAGACCGGCGCGCGGTTCGTCGAGCCCACCGGCTCCAACGGCTTCGCCATCGCGCCGTCGAACACCGCCGGCGGCCACGCCCTGCTGCTGATCAACCCGCACACCTCGTTCTTCTTCCGCTCGGAGCTGCAGATGAGCAGCGACGAGGGGCTCGACGCCTATGGCGCGGTGACCTGGGGCCAGTTCTTCATCTACCAGGGCTTCAACGCCCATGCCGGCTGGATGCACACCTCGAGCGGCGTCGACGTGGTCGACGAGTTCGCCGAGACCATCGTCAGCCGCGACGGCAAGCTCTTCTACCGCTACGGCGGCGAGGAGCGGCCGGTCGCCGTCTCCACCATCGCCGTGCCCTATCGCGCCAAAGGCGGGGCGATGGCCAGCCGGACCTTCACCGTCTACCGCACCCATCATGGCCCGATCGTCCGCGCCGCCGACGGCAAGTGGATCGCCATGGCGCTGATGAACACGCCCGTGCCGGCGCTGGAGCAGTCGTTCCTGCGCACCAAGGCCACCGACTATGCGTCGTTCATGAAGATCGCCGAGCTGCGCGCCAACTCGTCCAACAACACCATCTTCGCCGACTCCAAGGGCGAGATCGCCTACCTGCACCCGCAGTTCATTCCCCGGCGCGACGACCGCTTCGACTACACCAAGCCCGTGGACGGCGCGGACCCGGCCACCGACTGGAAGGGGCTGCATGCGCTGGACGAGGCGCCGCACCTGCTCAACCCGCCGAACGGCTGGATCTTCAACACCAACGACTGGCCCTACTCCGCCGCGGGTCCGTACAGCCCCAAGCTCGCGGACTATCCCCGCTACATGGACACCCACGGCGAGAACCCGCGTGGGATCCATGCCACCCGGGTGCTGCAGGCGCGCAAGGACTTCACCCTGCCGACCCTGATCCAGGCGGCCTACGACCCCTACCTGCCGGCCTTCGCGACGCTGATCCCGGCGCTGCTCCAGGCCTACGACGAGACGCCGGCGGGGGATCCGCTGAAGGCCCGGCTGGCCGACCAGGTCGCGGCGCTGCGGGCCTGGGATTGTCGCTGGTCGACGGACTCGGTCCCGACCTCGCTGGCGGTGTTCTGGGGCGAGGCCCTGTGGGCCGTCGCCGCGCCGGAGGCCATCCGCGAGGGCCGTTCGCCCTATGACGAGATGCTCAGCCGCACGACCGCGGCGCAGAAGCTGCAAGCGCTGGCGCAGGCGTCCGATCGCCTGAAGGCGGACTTCGGCCGCTGGCGCACGCCCTGGGGCCAGATCAACCGCTTCCAGCGCCGCACCGGCGACATCGTCCAGCCGTTCAAGGACGCCGCCCCGAGCATTCCGGTGGCTTTCACCTCGTCGCAGTGGGGCTCGCTGGCCGCCTTCGGCGCCCAGCCCTACGAGGGGACGAAGCGCTACTACGGGACCAAGGGAAACTCGTTCGTGGCCGTCGTCGAGTTCGGCGACAGGGTCCGCGCCATGGCCATCTCGGCCGGCGGCGAGAGCGGCGATCCGAAATCCCCGCACTTCGACGACCAGGCCGTCCGCTACACCCAGGGCGCGCTGCGGGAGGTCTACTTCTATCCCGAGCAGCTCACCGGCCACACCGAGCGGCGCTACCACCCGGGCCAGTGA
- a CDS encoding anti-sigma factor family protein, which produces MSREERLVAYVDGELEAADRAAFEREMSADPALAAEVALQQRLGARIAEAYAPVLDEPVPAGLVAAASVANDRGRPRFGIAQWAAMAACLVVGVLAGRAAMPQPGPLVVRDGALVARGGLAQALTTQLAAESGPVKLGVSFRSGDGRYCRSFQSAADRLAGVACREADRWVARTTTAWTPSASPDYRTAGSDAPPEVLAAVDAMIAGEPLDAAAERAARAKAWRP; this is translated from the coding sequence ATGTCCCGCGAGGAACGCCTGGTCGCCTACGTGGACGGCGAGCTCGAAGCCGCCGACCGCGCCGCCTTCGAGCGCGAGATGTCCGCCGACCCTGCGCTGGCCGCCGAGGTGGCGTTGCAGCAACGCCTGGGCGCGCGGATCGCCGAGGCCTATGCGCCGGTGCTCGACGAGCCCGTGCCCGCCGGGCTGGTCGCGGCGGCCTCCGTCGCCAACGACCGGGGGCGGCCGAGGTTCGGAATAGCGCAGTGGGCGGCGATGGCCGCCTGCCTGGTGGTGGGCGTGCTGGCCGGACGTGCGGCGATGCCGCAGCCCGGGCCGCTGGTGGTCCGCGACGGGGCGCTGGTGGCGCGGGGCGGGCTGGCGCAGGCGCTGACGACCCAGCTCGCCGCGGAGTCTGGACCGGTGAAGCTGGGGGTCAGCTTCCGCAGCGGCGACGGCCGCTATTGCCGCAGCTTCCAGAGCGCCGCGGACCGGCTGGCCGGCGTGGCCTGCCGCGAAGCGGACCGCTGGGTGGCGCGCACCACCACCGCCTGGACGCCGTCGGCGAGCCCCGACTACCGCACCGCCGGCAGCGACGCGCCGCCCGAGGTGCTGGCCGCGGTCGACGCGATGATCGCCGGCGAGCCGCTCGACGCGGCCGCGGAACGCGCCGCGCGGGCCAAGGCCTGGCGGCCCTGA
- a CDS encoding DUF3574 domain-containing protein, with protein MRILGGVLLAAGLALAGCATAPLPTCPAGQERLRTAQLFFGRNIGDKPGVSDAAFRKFVDDELTPRFPDGLTILDGGGQWRGPENQLIREASKVVLIVLPKTKDAGQRVDTVRAAYKTRFQQDAVLLITQASCVSF; from the coding sequence ATGAGGATACTGGGGGGCGTACTGCTGGCCGCGGGCCTGGCGCTGGCCGGTTGCGCGACGGCGCCGCTGCCGACCTGTCCGGCGGGGCAGGAGCGGCTGCGCACAGCCCAGCTGTTCTTCGGGCGCAACATCGGCGACAAGCCCGGCGTCAGCGACGCGGCGTTCCGCAAGTTCGTCGACGATGAGCTGACGCCGCGCTTCCCGGACGGGCTCACCATCCTCGACGGCGGCGGCCAGTGGCGGGGGCCGGAGAACCAGCTGATCCGCGAGGCCTCCAAGGTGGTGCTGATCGTGCTGCCGAAGACCAAGGACGCCGGCCAGCGGGTCGACACCGTCCGCGCCGCCTACAAGACCCGCTTCCAGCAGGACGCGGTGCTGCTGATCACCCAGGCGTCCTGCGTCTCGTTCTAA